The genomic segment TACCCCCAGGTCAGCCCATCAAAGGCATTTCGGCTGTGACCATCACAACTTTCACCCTATGTCCTGGGAATTCGGGACCACATTATCTAATCGGTCATCTTCGAAAGCGGTAGAAGAtctaactgctatttctggcCCGTTGACGGATTCTGTAGACACTGAtggcgttggtgttggtggtgttggtggtgttggtggtagtggtggtggtggtatggaggGGATGACAGTTACGGTACATTACAGTATAGCTGTAGTGATGATATTGGGGACGATGGTGGGTAGCTGCGGTAGGTGTAGAATCAATGGATGGTAACAATCATGtttatagtaatgatgatgatgacgacgacgtcgacgacgatgatgacgacaacgtcgacgacgatgatgatgatgatgatgatgatgatgacgatgacgatgacgacgacgacgatgactatgatgaagctgatggtgatgaggatgatgctgatgatgatgatgctgatgatgatgattgtggatGCGACGATAGCAGGCAGGATCgtagtggtggggatgatggtggtagtggtggtggtggtgctggtggtggtggtggtggtggtaacggtggtaGTGGTATACTCTTATCATTGGCGGTGGATGTCAAAAGTATTTATTCGAGGcctgataatgatagtgatggtggcaaaatgctggCGAATCAGCGATTATCTtgtaatgagtgagtgagtggtgttggtggtggtggtggaggtggtggtggagagagggCTAGTGGGAGGTGGAGGAGAATGAGGAGTGgcagacatggacacacacacacacacacacacatttcgatgacgtgagagtgagaggaagaaaggaTAGCATATGTGAtagtaaaagaggaaaaagaaggaaggaaagatgaatgaatgaatgaatgaaaaaagaaagatgaggaGAATGATAGAAGGGATTGAGCTGATAATAAAAGCGCGAAAAATAAGGACAATCAGAGAGCGGAAGAAAGAGAGtcgcagggagagagagaaagagagtgagagaaagagagtgagagaaagagagagagagagtgagggagggaaggagagagagagagagagagagagagagagagataaagcgaAAGCATCAAATAATTTGGGATATGTAGATAGAATCCTAGAATGGAAACGAGAGTgacgaagacagagagagagagagagagagagagagagagagagattatatagagggtttgagaaagagagaataatagagagtgcgggagaaagagagagggagttagTGATAGAGTGTCAGAGAATATCCTCATGTAAACAGTTAAGTATATAGCATCAATTGGTAATAGTGAGTCGCTGATAAAATGGTAAATGCTATAATTTGCACCGATTACGTCCAGGGAATTTGTGTTTGGTTTGGTATAGCAGGCATTGACGTGTTTGCCTGGCATAGTATGTCTTTATCCCAATCTCCTTCTCCTCCCGCAGTCCCGCCTTCATTcgctctctccctccttctcactctctttctaccTCACTCTCCTCCCTCTCaatgctttttctctctctctttctctccctctctttctctcaacattTAACTCTGTGTCTATCTCTCGTGTTTAGATTTGAGTGATAAGCTGGTGTGACAATAGATTTAAGAAGGCATCGAAGACTGAATGGACGACAAAGGAAGGGCGGGCGTTGGTATTTTGACCGTCAAGTGTGTTCTTTCCATTACATATTGACCTACCAACagcttatctatctgtctgtctatctatctatctatctatctatctatctatctatctatctatctatctatctatctatctatctatctatttatcatactAGGCGATCAAACATTCAAGATTACGAGTTCCAGAAGACGATAATAAGTATGTCAGCATTtatctttgtatataattatttcaagtaTTAAAGGCATATTCAAATACCGAgctcatatatgatatacacacacaagcacacatgtatacatatgtttgtgtatgtctgcgtggGCAGCGCCtgtgtatacacaatatacacggacaaatatgtatacgtatgtgtgtacatgtatgtgcatatatatatatatatatatatatatatatatatatatatatatatatatatatatatatatatacagacatacatacagacagaaagacagacaatacatacagaaagacagacagacagatagatagatacgtacacatactcctgtacgtacatacatacatacatatataaatgtatacacacgcacacacacacacgcacacacatatattgttaaaTCATTGGATTGTGATAGTTTTATATAAGCAACTTCGAGTGTTCTAGACCATCATATTGATCCATTTAGTAATTTATCGATGTCTATTAACTGAATTTCAAATGACGAGACATAAGAAATGGAATTAAACACACGCTTACACTAGTAAACATAACTACAGAGATGCGCATACAAGcaaacacaacacaaataaaaacagacacacgcaTCTACATAAATTATGTACATGcatcccatccatccatccatccatccaagaatctatctatctatttatctatctatttatctgtctatctatctaactaactatctatctatctatctatataattgtctgtctgtctatctacctagctagctatctatctatctaattgtgcatacatacatacatacatacatacatacatacatgtatgcagatgCTTTTACagacataaattatatatgcgCATGgattataaatgtacaaatatgcatgcaaataggtatgtgtatatatatatatatatatatatatatatatatatgcgtttgcgtgtgtgtgcgcgcatgtgcatttatgtatatgcataggtagacacatagatatagatatagatatatttatgtatatatatatatatatatatatatatatatatatatgaatatgtgtatatatatttatatatatatatgtatatatatatgtatgtatttatgtatgtatatatgtatgtatatatatatatatatttatacatataattaagggatcagcaattatatgtataaatatatgaacttttgaataagttctccaccaataatggtgctttcataccgatgggcttggtaaaaattattaattattaattgatttattaattaataaattgataatcctttacctttttaatctatatatatatatatatatacaagatgggGAAACTACCGAAATTTcaatgttgcacaaagaacagtCTAATCCACGCTTTAAAAGTGGGGCTGAATGCGTGACTGTAGATGAGCGATAAATATAGTAATGCTAATTATTTTGctctcaatatatttataatttcaatttatCAAGACCACCCCGCTACGCCTGGTAGTCTGCGCTTATCTCCACGTTCCTCCATCAGCGTTATTCTTAGGAAGttttgtatgtctatttatcgACTTAATGAACTTCTGTTtgacatgtgtgcgcgtgtgtgcgtacgtgcgtgtgtgtgtttatatatacatatgtatgtgtgtgtgtgtggatgtgtgtcttttatattttgctgTCATTGCGActacgctggggcaccaccttgaagaattttagttaaacgaATCGAACACAGtaatcatttttttaaactaGGTACTTATTCCGTCGTTCAgttctgctgaaccgctaggcAAAACAtaaacatcggttttcaagtcgtatgtatgtgagagggtgcaaacacatgcgtgcacacaaacatacaagatatatatccatatattacacacacacacacacacacacacacacacacacacacacacacacacacacacacacacacatatatatatatatatatatatatatacgaaggagtgctgaaaacttccaggttttgggtaaaagaaaatacacgcgaatcgtttaattataattttataaaacacattcccctctcagattcacacatttattgcagtcgtccttcagtttttctgggCTCTGTAAAAGTACTTAGAAACTCGGAAGGTTAAGCGTCCAACCAGCCCTTTCGcgacacctttaaagccagggacttttcagcacccccttcatgtatatgtatgtatacacttacacagcgggcttcttttagtttctatttcccgagtccattcacagggctttcgTGATCCGGTGGCTATAGTcgaagatatttacccaaggtgccaagctAAACTTGCCAAGCATATTTCTGTTAGGGGACACTTCACCTATAACGTTATTCTTGTCCACCCATTTTATCTACCTCCAACCCACCTCCACATAATATTCTCTACCCCACGTTCACTACCCCACGTtcactaaccacacacacacacacacgcacagatcaTGTCTCTCTCTAGTCTAATTCCAAGAATGAAACTACTAGATATCGTAAATCCTTGTACTTTCTAATGCCCATAAGAAACACCTCTTTACATTTGTGTTGAGTTGTTTTCCCTTTCTCAAGCATAGTTACCCATTAGCTACTCAGACTCGTGTGGATATGCATGCGCGTGTCCCTCACAAAGCTTCgggtgaaacaaaatatattttgtcgaacTCACGCTTGTTGATTAAATATgttacgtacaaacacacgcacacgcacacacatacacacctacacatatatatatggagtttgcttctcaaccacatggttctgggttcagtcccactgtgtgggcccttgggcaaatgtcttctgcttacagcctcaggccgactaaagacttgtgggtggacttggtagacggaaactgaaagaagccagtcgtgtgtgtgtgtgtgcatgtgtgtgtgtgtgtgtgtgtgtgtgtgtgtgtgtgtgtgtatctgtgtttgtccctctaccatcgcttgacaaccgatgttggtgcgtttgcgtccccgtaacttaacggttcagcaaaatagacaggtagaataagttctaggcttacaaagaataagtcctggagtcgatttgttcgactaaaggcggtgcttcagcatggccgcaatcaaatgactgaaacaagtaaaagaataagataaaagaatatatatttacatatatttatgtacgtacgtaggtacgtaagtGCGTACGAAGATaagtatgagtgcatgtatatttccatgtatatatgtatgtatatgtattgaatatGTACGTAggaatgtatatacctatgtattcacacacaaacttgtacattcatacagacacgtatacacacccTTACATTCGCCGATACGTGCATTCATGGAAACAAAGCTATTTCAACTTGctttcaaataataatgattctatAATAAACGCATAATGTCTCTTCATTATGCTGTTGTGTAACCACATAACTTCACCTCAGATGAAACAAacccaacacactcacacacacacacatacacgtatacatatacagacaggcGAGTGTGTGTAGCCATCTGAACTTGTGAAGTGGAAGCATGTGTATGGCATATTATAGCTCGATAGGTATGTGCACCAGCTCTGTGGCCATTTGGAAACACTGGGAGATAGCAACTGTTCGCCACTACAGCCTGACAGCTTTGATGTTTATTGAACTGCACTGAATTAGCTGTTCATCGTGTTCTTTTCGAGCTTTATATGATCAATGATTGACCAGAATTATCGGAAATCTCAGACTACAAATGAATGGTTGGTCAAAACGACAGGAAAAGTTGATTCGTTGGAATGTGAAGATAATTAATATAGGATTACGACTTAGCTAGATGTAGGCCAATTTTCGtggtgcgtgtgcgcgtgtgcgttaTAGTTGATTATAGGGAACACTTTGTCGGGATGTTAGTGATTTCAGAATGATTAAGAGGAATGTGGAGAGAAGCGAGGGCTGATTGAACCAAGAACATTAGAGAATTATGACATTCAGGCATTTGACGCCAAACAATGATATTTATACGTAATAAAAGTTTCATTTGGGCCAGGCAGAAGGGTTTTATGAAGTGGGGTCAATGGGAGGCTtgtgtttcaaatattttagcAGCAGCGCAGTGAAGTAAATTTTCATAATCCGTTGGCAAAACTAGCCCAAATCCTTTGCGAGAACGAAATCGTTGGCATTGAGTTACGGTCACCTCATTATAGTCCCCTGTTCCCCAGGAATGGATCACTCGTTGGTTTTTTGGATACACTCAACGACACTACTGCTTActaaatgctacacacacacacacacacatatgtatgcaaagaACTATGTTATTCCAGGTGAATCAACGTCACATAAGAAACGCAATTAAGGGCACTGGCATCAAACAGCCTTATTTACCAATTTCTGTTGGGGTAGTACCAATAGCATaagcggtgctccaccatggccataTCCTCCAGGGCTAtaagtaataaaagaataaaggtgtatatatacatgtgtttatgtttgtgtgtatgtatgtttgtaggcaagtgtgtgtgtgtgtgtgtgtgtcatatatagattgatttaataattttcattttttttattttatttgcagatATTTCTATCTACTCCAGTGAGATTTTACAAGAAACCAAtcgaaattgaaaaatattttccttcacaAACAAGCCAGTAAAGCTATTGAAAATGTATGAAGAGAGTAGCAGCGGTCGAAGTATGGAGGGTAGCTTGCCTCGTTCGTCAGTATTGATCAAAAAGGAACTTCCAAGGCACATGCCTTCCAATAGAAACAGTGAAAACTCAAAAGCTGAACTGACATTTTCCATTGAGAAAATTATGGAATTTACGCCGTCCAAGCGGACTAATAAAGATCTATCTCCACAACAGCATTTACACAATAACCAACATAATAGCAACAGTAACGTGTGCATCAACAACAATCATAGCAACAACATTAACTCTtctaacaataatcataatgttCACAATAGCATCattaacaataccaataatatcgtcaacaataacagcaacaacaacattcttaAGGTCAGTGGACACAATGGTTACAAAACTCAGTCGAAAAACATCGATTCGTTATGGGTTCCAACATCGGTGTTTAATCCGTCAATGCATGGATCTGCATACGCGAGTATCTTCTTTAATACGGATCTCCAACGACGGGCAGGCTTAAACTTAATTAGTAATCCTTCAGATTATAGGGACCCAGTTATTTATGCACCTTACCTCCATCCAGCGTTTCCGTTACCTCGAAACGCTAACGTAAATGATTACCAGACACAAATACTTAGGCAATATCCCTTTTTATTTAATTCGAACTCCATCAGAAAAGACAGAAATCTGGAGACTCTCAATATGTTTAAAAATACAGGTTTTCAGGGATTACATCATAATGCATCCAGATATTCGTCGGCCATCGATAAAAATTTAATTGTTGACGTAGGAGGTTATGCCTGCAAAGATTCCATTATCGGCAGTGGTGTATCTGAGAATGGTATAAGCAGCGGGTGCTCCGTAAATAGTAACAGCATGAATGGTAGTAGTGTATGGAAAAGTCCACAAAGTCTAACACCAAATGCACATTGCTCTTCGTCGCAAAGAAAATCTTTTATCGAAAATAGTAACGTTTATTCGGATGCTTCTGCTCTTCCATTGGCTTTGACGCCGAACTCTACGAGTTCCAAGCAACATGAGAGCTTAAACAGTTCTTGTAACTCTAGTCAGCAGGGAGAAGATGGAAGATCTAGTATTAAATCAACAATTGCCGTCGGTTCACCGGACTCAGCTTTGGTATCGCCGAATAATATTGCCAATACCAGCAACAGTTCTTCTCTGATGGCAGGGCGATCTTTGGTAGCAAAGAAAAACAGTTTAAAGACACAGAAGACGTTCACGTGCCCCGAATGTGGCAAGATTTTCAATGCCCACTATAACCTAACACGTCACATGCCTGTGCACACTGGTGCTCGTCCATTCATATGTAAAGTATGTGGTAAAGGTTTTCGACAAGCCAGTACTCTGTGCCGTCATAAGATTATACACACTTCGGAAAAACCACATAAATGCAACACTTGCGGGAAGGCCTTTAACCGGAGCTCCACGctgaacacacacatgcgtatacaccaGGGTTACAAGCCATTCGTCTGTGAGTACTGCGGTAAAGGGTTCCATCAGAAAGGTAACTATAAAAATCATAAATTGACACACAGCTCCGAAAAACAGTTCAAATGTTCTGTATGCAACAAGGCCTTTCACCAGATCTACAACCTCACTTTTCATATGCATACCCACAACGAAAAGAAACCGTTCACCTGTCAGATATGCGGTAAAGGGTTTTGTCGAAATTTTGACCTAAAGAAACATATGCGAAAATTACACGAAGGTGCTTCACTTCCATCTTCCGGTTCTTCGTTCGGCGGAAGACTAATCAGTTCACCCGGGAATGGTAGCGCTGGTTTGCATCACAGTTCGCATCCAAATCTAACAAATCCAGCACCAAACACAAGCAGTAtgctagcagcagcagctgcacaaTCCTCTCTTTCAAACCAAGCTGCAGCGGTGTTCTTTTCACGGCCGACAGCTCTTCTTTCACAGAATCCTTTGACGTGTCATCGTTCTTTGCTCTCGCCTCTCGTCCTTAATTCCTCAGCCACCAGTCTATTACACAAAATATCTTCTATGATATAATTAAACTCTCTTAGTTTGTTGGaagtttttctatgttttttttaaattatgtacTTTAAATTTTCCAGCATTTCA from the Octopus bimaculoides isolate UCB-OBI-ISO-001 chromosome 11, ASM119413v2, whole genome shotgun sequence genome contains:
- the LOC106883288 gene encoding zinc finger protein 230 gives rise to the protein MYEESSSGRSMEGSLPRSSVLIKKELPRHMPSNRNSENSKAELTFSIEKIMEFTPSKRTNKDLSPQQHLHNNQHNSNSNVCINNNHSNNINSSNNNHNVHNSIINNTNNIVNNNSNNNILKVSGHNGYKTQSKNIDSLWVPTSVFNPSMHGSAYASIFFNTDLQRRAGLNLISNPSDYRDPVIYAPYLHPAFPLPRNANVNDYQTQILRQYPFLFNSNSIRKDRNLETLNMFKNTGFQGLHHNASRYSSAIDKNLIVDVGGYACKDSIIGSGVSENGISSGCSVNSNSMNGSSVWKSPQSLTPNAHCSSSQRKSFIENSNVYSDASALPLALTPNSTSSKQHESLNSSCNSSQQGEDGRSSIKSTIAVGSPDSALVSPNNIANTSNSSSLMAGRSLVAKKNSLKTQKTFTCPECGKIFNAHYNLTRHMPVHTGARPFICKVCGKGFRQASTLCRHKIIHTSEKPHKCNTCGKAFNRSSTLNTHMRIHQGYKPFVCEYCGKGFHQKGNYKNHKLTHSSEKQFKCSVCNKAFHQIYNLTFHMHTHNEKKPFTCQICGKGFCRNFDLKKHMRKLHEGASLPSSGSSFGGRLISSPGNGSAGLHHSSHPNLTNPAPNTSSMLAAAAAQSSLSNQAAAVFFSRPTALLSQNPLTCHRSLLSPLVLNSSATSLLHKISSMI